A single genomic interval of Arthrobacter globiformis harbors:
- a CDS encoding DUF2087 domain-containing protein: MRRETRQSGPHWRRVMAALANRDARTAYAQIVLGARHDDVSSGLAGQRRDRAIAALLDAGLVERSADDELEASESIFHDLLTQQPKRQAQIGVARFMRLGRIDRYPANQTERRELLAWIAGETFEPGEELSERKVNERLLGYTDDVVLLRRYMIDFGVLERTPSGSSYCRPREG; the protein is encoded by the coding sequence GTGAGGAGAGAGACCAGGCAGAGCGGGCCGCACTGGCGGCGGGTCATGGCAGCCCTCGCCAACCGCGACGCGCGGACCGCCTACGCGCAAATTGTCCTCGGAGCCAGGCACGATGACGTGTCTTCCGGCCTGGCCGGCCAACGGCGGGACCGGGCCATCGCGGCCCTGCTCGACGCTGGCCTGGTGGAACGGAGTGCTGACGATGAGCTGGAGGCGTCCGAGTCCATCTTTCACGACCTCCTCACCCAGCAGCCCAAACGCCAGGCGCAGATTGGAGTGGCGCGCTTCATGCGTCTTGGCCGGATCGACAGGTATCCGGCCAACCAGACGGAGCGGCGGGAGCTCCTGGCCTGGATTGCCGGCGAGACCTTCGAGCCGGGCGAGGAACTCTCCGAACGAAAGGTCAACGAACGGCTCCTGGGCTACACCGACGACGTCGTGCTGCTGCGCCGCTACATGATCGATTTCGGCGTGCTGGAGCGCACGCCGTCGGGATCCTCCTACTGCCGCCCTAGAGAAGGGTAG
- a CDS encoding aldo/keto reductase — translation MTTHPAVPNVTLNNGVKVPQLGFGVFQVPPEETQRIVEDALEAGYRHIDTAAAYRNEAAVGAAIAASGIPREDIFLTTKLRNGEQGVAQEAFQNSCRELGVDYVDLYLIHWPVPSRNLFTEAWKAMEKLHASGQIRAIGVSNFLVDHLEALLQSADVIPAVNQFELHPTFQQSELAAKSRSLGIAVEAYSPLGQGADLDAGAVTSIAGKYGVTPAQVVLAWHLAQGTIVIPKSANSGRMRDNLAAVGVVLTPQEMAGITALEAGSRIGSDPAVADHSQM, via the coding sequence ATGACGACACACCCAGCCGTACCGAATGTCACCCTGAACAACGGCGTCAAGGTCCCGCAGCTCGGGTTCGGCGTCTTCCAGGTTCCGCCGGAAGAGACCCAGCGCATTGTCGAGGACGCGCTGGAAGCCGGCTACCGGCACATCGACACGGCGGCGGCGTACCGGAACGAAGCCGCCGTCGGCGCAGCCATCGCTGCCTCGGGGATACCCCGTGAGGACATCTTCCTGACCACCAAGCTGCGCAACGGTGAGCAGGGCGTGGCCCAGGAAGCCTTTCAGAACAGCTGCCGTGAGTTGGGCGTCGACTACGTTGACCTGTACCTGATCCACTGGCCGGTGCCGTCCCGGAACCTTTTTACCGAGGCATGGAAGGCGATGGAGAAGCTTCACGCCAGCGGCCAGATCCGCGCGATCGGTGTGTCCAACTTCCTGGTGGACCACCTGGAAGCACTCCTTCAAAGCGCGGACGTCATTCCGGCGGTTAACCAGTTTGAGCTGCACCCGACGTTCCAGCAGTCCGAACTGGCGGCAAAGAGCCGCTCCCTGGGCATTGCCGTGGAGGCGTACAGCCCGCTGGGCCAGGGTGCCGATCTGGACGCCGGGGCTGTGACATCCATTGCCGGCAAGTACGGCGTCACCCCTGCCCAGGTGGTGCTGGCATGGCACCTCGCCCAGGGCACCATCGTCATTCCCAAGTCAGCCAACAGCGGCCGCATGCGGGACAACCTGGCCGCCGTCGGCGTCGTTCTGACGCCCCAAGAGATGGCCGGCATCACCGCCCTCGAAGCCGGGTCCCGCATCGGTTCTGATCCCGCCGTCGCCGACCACAGCCAAATGTAA
- a CDS encoding ribonuclease Z: MRELVVLGTASQVPTRTRNHNGYLLRWDGEGLLFDPGEGTQRQMIHAGVSANQITRICLTHVHGDHCYGLPGVLSRMALDGVKHPVHLHYPASGEDVVRALVSVASPGIDLRLQPHSAAGEIAPGLEVRPLRHRVETYGYRLTEPDGRTMLPERLAAAGITGPDAGRLQREGVLRGVRLEDVSIPRAGQGFAFVMDTAPCEGAEGLADGVDLLVTESTFSDDDAALAAQYAHLTAGQAGDLAANGGAGTLVLTHFSSRYGDVDILAEQARARSGGTAVVPANDLDRFSLPKRQRPPY, encoded by the coding sequence ATGCGCGAACTCGTCGTCCTTGGAACCGCATCGCAGGTCCCGACGCGGACGCGCAACCACAACGGATACCTGCTGCGGTGGGACGGCGAAGGCCTCCTCTTCGATCCCGGCGAGGGCACGCAGCGGCAGATGATCCATGCAGGTGTTTCCGCCAACCAGATCACCCGCATCTGCCTGACCCATGTTCACGGTGACCATTGCTACGGGCTTCCCGGCGTGCTGTCCCGCATGGCCCTGGACGGCGTGAAGCACCCGGTGCACCTGCACTATCCCGCGTCCGGAGAGGACGTGGTCCGGGCGCTTGTCTCGGTGGCCTCGCCCGGGATCGACCTTCGCCTGCAGCCGCACTCGGCTGCCGGTGAAATCGCCCCGGGGCTGGAAGTGCGGCCCTTGCGGCACCGCGTTGAAACCTATGGCTACCGGCTGACCGAGCCGGATGGCAGGACCATGCTGCCGGAGCGGCTGGCGGCAGCGGGCATTACGGGCCCGGACGCGGGCCGTCTGCAGCGGGAAGGAGTCCTGCGGGGTGTGCGGCTGGAAGACGTCAGCATCCCCCGCGCCGGCCAGGGCTTCGCCTTTGTCATGGACACTGCCCCGTGTGAGGGCGCCGAAGGGCTCGCCGACGGCGTCGACCTCCTTGTCACGGAGTCCACATTCAGCGACGACGACGCCGCTCTGGCCGCGCAGTATGCGCACCTCACGGCTGGGCAGGCCGGGGATCTGGCCGCCAACGGCGGCGCCGGAACCCTGGTCCTCACCCATTTCTCGTCCCGGTACGGCGACGTGGATATCCTCGCCGAGCAGGCGCGGGCCCGGTCGGGAGGGACCGCCGTCGTACCTGCCAATGATCTGGACCGGTTCAGCCTCCCGAAGCGGCAGCGGCCGCCATACTGA
- the rlmC gene encoding 23S rRNA (uracil(747)-C(5))-methyltransferase RlmC, translating into MQCSYFDAARCLSCTHMGKPYDEQLAGKQLHCQTLLSGHTSAEWLPPVASRESGFRNKAKMVVGGTAKNPTIGILDAEGRGVDLRECGVCSPGLLACFPVLAAFISRAHLTPYDVPRRSGELKHLIITESPDGEIMLRMVLRSEKLVPRIREHLPTLLASLPQVKVVSVNLHPEHKAVLEGDREILLTEQSTLRMRVNDLDLHLRPQSFFQTNSDMAAALYRQGREWVNELAPSSVWDLYCGVGGFALHCADPSREVTGIETSREAIVSAKLSSDEAGLEHMNFQAGDATAFAVAAARAPELVIVNPPRRGIGNELCGWLESSSVKHVVYSSCNAQSLARDLAALPSFTARRARVLDMFPQTTHYEVMVLLERA; encoded by the coding sequence ATGCAATGTTCCTACTTCGATGCCGCCCGCTGCCTCTCCTGCACCCATATGGGCAAGCCCTACGACGAGCAGCTGGCCGGCAAGCAACTGCACTGCCAGACACTCCTCTCCGGCCACACGTCCGCAGAGTGGCTGCCGCCTGTCGCGAGCCGCGAGTCCGGCTTCCGCAACAAGGCCAAGATGGTGGTGGGCGGAACCGCCAAGAACCCCACCATCGGGATCCTTGACGCCGAAGGCCGAGGCGTGGACCTGCGCGAGTGCGGCGTCTGCTCGCCCGGCCTACTCGCCTGCTTCCCTGTCCTGGCGGCCTTCATCAGCCGGGCCCACTTGACGCCCTACGATGTCCCACGGCGCAGCGGCGAGCTCAAGCACCTGATCATCACCGAGTCCCCGGACGGCGAGATCATGCTGCGCATGGTCCTGCGTTCGGAAAAGCTGGTGCCGCGCATCCGGGAGCACCTCCCCACCCTCCTGGCCTCCCTACCGCAGGTGAAGGTTGTCTCCGTCAACCTGCACCCGGAACACAAGGCGGTCCTGGAAGGCGACCGCGAGATCCTGCTCACCGAGCAGTCCACGCTGCGCATGCGTGTCAACGACCTCGACCTCCACCTCCGGCCGCAAAGTTTCTTTCAGACGAACAGCGACATGGCGGCGGCCCTGTACCGGCAGGGGCGCGAATGGGTCAACGAACTGGCACCGTCGTCAGTCTGGGACCTGTACTGCGGCGTGGGCGGCTTTGCCCTGCACTGCGCTGACCCCTCCCGCGAGGTCACCGGGATCGAAACCAGCCGCGAAGCCATTGTGTCGGCCAAGCTCAGCAGCGACGAGGCAGGGCTGGAGCACATGAATTTCCAGGCGGGCGATGCCACAGCCTTTGCCGTCGCCGCGGCCCGGGCACCCGAACTGGTTATCGTCAATCCGCCACGGCGCGGCATCGGCAATGAACTGTGCGGCTGGCTGGAATCGTCTTCCGTTAAGCACGTGGTCTACTCCAGCTGCAATGCGCAGTCACTGGCCCGCGACCTGGCGGCACTCCCCTCGTTCACCGCACGACGGGCCAGAGTTTTGGACATGTTCCCGCAAACCACGCACTACGAAGTGATGGTGCTGCTCGAGCGGGCCTAG
- a CDS encoding DUF5956 family protein: MWASVPEGRPAKGWAELDENGWGALIGWAAGPENLRRGPLQDDSAGTVAVTRTDKDGNVVEWVEAFTAEDRQIVEEEANAYLAEAGAEQRPLGFRWFVRLPAQFLSWDEFSAAVTRSVYARAPQAVHPSEIAPVMKQAIQRLYAGQEEKHPRLNVDPN, from the coding sequence ATGTGGGCGTCGGTGCCTGAGGGCCGCCCGGCCAAGGGTTGGGCTGAACTTGATGAAAACGGCTGGGGTGCCCTGATTGGCTGGGCTGCAGGTCCGGAGAACCTCCGCCGGGGACCCCTACAGGATGACAGCGCCGGGACGGTGGCCGTGACGAGGACCGACAAGGACGGAAACGTTGTGGAGTGGGTCGAGGCTTTTACCGCTGAGGACCGGCAAATCGTCGAGGAGGAAGCCAATGCGTATCTGGCCGAGGCCGGCGCGGAGCAGCGTCCTCTGGGTTTCCGCTGGTTCGTTAGGCTCCCCGCACAGTTCTTAAGTTGGGACGAGTTTTCGGCCGCCGTCACCCGATCTGTCTACGCCCGGGCGCCCCAGGCGGTCCACCCGTCCGAGATTGCACCCGTCATGAAGCAGGCTATTCAGCGTCTGTACGCCGGTCAGGAGGAAAAGCACCCCAGGCTGAACGTTGATCCAAACTAA
- a CDS encoding helix-turn-helix domain-containing protein encodes MHRVVALALPDVVAFDLAIPAQVFGHEDERQLYSFAVCAAEPGLVPTTTGYAIHAAEGLEALLSADTIVVPGFSPLTDPPASVCDALRAAAGNGARVVSVCTGAFALAAAGLLDGKRATTHWRNAQRLQTLHPAVAVDAGVLYIDEGRVSTSAGVAAGIDLCLHLVRRDYGTEAANRIARRMVVAPHREGGQAQFIERPVAAPLTHFAETCAWARQHLAEPLTVVDMAAHAGWAPSSFARKFLADAGTTPLRWLTSQRIAEACRLLEKTDLTVQAVAARTGLGTAANFRLHFMRELNTTPSSYRRLYQGRNRSLTREA; translated from the coding sequence ATGCACCGTGTCGTTGCCCTCGCATTGCCGGACGTCGTCGCCTTTGACCTCGCCATCCCAGCGCAGGTTTTCGGCCATGAGGACGAGCGGCAACTGTACTCTTTTGCGGTCTGCGCAGCCGAACCCGGCCTGGTCCCGACGACAACCGGGTATGCCATTCACGCCGCGGAGGGGCTCGAAGCCCTTCTGTCAGCCGACACCATCGTTGTGCCCGGGTTCAGCCCGCTCACGGACCCTCCGGCCAGTGTCTGCGACGCGCTTCGCGCGGCTGCCGGGAACGGGGCCCGGGTGGTGTCCGTCTGCACAGGGGCCTTCGCGCTGGCGGCTGCCGGCCTCCTTGACGGGAAACGCGCTACGACGCACTGGAGGAACGCCCAGCGTCTTCAAACCCTGCACCCTGCGGTCGCCGTTGACGCAGGGGTGCTGTACATCGACGAGGGCCGCGTCAGCACCAGCGCCGGTGTCGCGGCCGGGATCGACCTGTGCCTGCATCTGGTCCGCAGAGACTACGGCACCGAGGCAGCGAACCGCATCGCCCGGCGGATGGTCGTAGCCCCTCACCGCGAAGGCGGGCAGGCTCAGTTCATCGAGCGCCCGGTGGCCGCGCCGCTGACCCATTTCGCTGAAACGTGCGCCTGGGCCAGGCAGCATCTGGCAGAGCCACTGACCGTCGTCGACATGGCTGCTCACGCCGGCTGGGCACCGAGCAGTTTCGCGCGAAAATTCCTGGCAGACGCGGGGACAACGCCTTTGCGCTGGCTGACCAGCCAGCGCATTGCCGAGGCCTGCCGTCTGCTCGAAAAGACCGACTTGACCGTGCAAGCAGTTGCTGCCAGGACAGGCCTGGGAACGGCAGCCAACTTCCGGCTCCACTTCATGCGCGAACTCAACACCACACCCTCCAGCTACCGCCGCCTCTACCAGGGGCGGAACCGCAGCCTGACGCGGGAAGCCTAG
- a CDS encoding DoxX family protein: MSRTISPAAATAAQTIFRVGLGSVLIAHGTQKLFGWFGGGGIEGTSKGMHAMGFRPAKPSAVLAGLGEAGSGLALALGLGTPAAGAAAATTMGVAASVHAPNGFFATEGGLEYPAVLGLAAASFTIGGPGSVSLDSVTGHVLDRPWMRAVALAVIPAAIAIQVYRRQKALAHDASGPDAENPAGQDTASQDAAS; encoded by the coding sequence ATGAGCCGCACGATCAGCCCAGCCGCCGCCACTGCTGCACAGACCATTTTCCGCGTGGGCCTGGGCAGCGTCCTTATTGCCCACGGCACCCAGAAGCTCTTCGGCTGGTTCGGCGGCGGCGGGATCGAGGGCACCAGCAAGGGCATGCACGCCATGGGGTTCCGGCCGGCGAAGCCCAGCGCGGTCCTGGCCGGCCTCGGCGAAGCGGGTTCCGGGCTGGCACTCGCGCTGGGCCTCGGCACTCCGGCTGCCGGGGCGGCTGCTGCCACCACCATGGGCGTTGCGGCCAGCGTGCACGCCCCCAACGGCTTCTTCGCCACCGAAGGCGGCCTGGAATACCCGGCCGTCCTGGGACTTGCGGCAGCATCCTTCACGATTGGCGGGCCGGGCAGCGTCTCCCTCGACTCCGTCACCGGCCACGTCCTGGACCGCCCGTGGATGCGGGCCGTAGCCCTGGCCGTCATTCCGGCGGCCATCGCGATCCAGGTCTACCGCCGCCAGAAGGCCCTGGCCCACGACGCCTCCGGCCCGGACGCCGAAAACCCCGCGGGCCAGGACACCGCCAGCCAGGACGCCGCGAGCTAA
- a CDS encoding dienelactone hydrolase family protein has translation MTQLGKFEKYLIEEFFDDYRAGAMSQHTFTRRVAFITGSMAAASAAMLLVGCTPQEVPRSTDPMPTPTPTSGVATGTASGGAVPGAKSPLSVPEGTAGITTSTVKFPSGSTEISGYLARPEAGKPGPAVLVCHENRGLTPHIQDVARRFAKEGYAALAIDLLSREGGTASLDRDAVPGALTQAGAQRHVADFSAGFDYLQKQAFVEQGRIAMTGYCFGGGITWQSAVEITGLKATSAFYGPAPDLDKVPSLKPAVFGVYAELDDRITGPMPQLRDALAATSVRNQLKVYPGVDHAFHNDTGDRYNQEQATAAWNDTLEWFKKYV, from the coding sequence ATGACCCAGCTTGGCAAGTTTGAGAAGTACCTGATCGAGGAATTTTTCGACGATTACCGTGCCGGGGCCATGAGCCAGCACACCTTCACCCGCCGGGTGGCGTTCATCACCGGCAGCATGGCTGCCGCTTCCGCCGCGATGCTCCTGGTCGGCTGCACCCCCCAGGAAGTTCCGCGCAGCACCGATCCCATGCCCACTCCCACCCCGACGTCCGGCGTCGCCACAGGCACGGCGTCCGGAGGCGCCGTTCCCGGGGCGAAGAGCCCGCTGTCCGTTCCCGAGGGAACAGCCGGAATTACGACGTCGACAGTCAAGTTCCCGTCCGGCAGCACCGAGATCAGTGGTTACCTCGCCCGGCCCGAAGCCGGGAAACCCGGCCCCGCCGTCCTGGTCTGCCATGAGAACCGCGGGCTGACTCCCCATATCCAGGATGTGGCCCGGCGGTTTGCCAAGGAAGGGTATGCGGCCCTCGCGATTGACCTGCTGAGCAGGGAAGGCGGCACGGCGAGCCTGGACCGGGACGCCGTTCCGGGAGCCTTGACGCAGGCCGGCGCGCAGCGGCACGTGGCGGACTTTTCGGCAGGATTCGACTACCTGCAAAAGCAGGCCTTCGTGGAGCAGGGCCGGATCGCCATGACCGGCTACTGCTTCGGCGGGGGCATCACCTGGCAGTCGGCGGTCGAGATTACGGGACTCAAGGCGACGTCGGCTTTCTACGGTCCGGCGCCCGACCTGGATAAGGTGCCGTCCCTCAAGCCCGCGGTGTTCGGTGTCTACGCTGAACTGGACGACCGGATCACCGGGCCCATGCCGCAACTCCGGGATGCCCTGGCGGCCACCAGCGTGCGCAACCAGCTCAAGGTCTATCCCGGCGTCGACCACGCTTTCCACAACGACACAGGCGACCGCTACAACCAGGAGCAGGCAACGGCCGCCTGGAACGACACGCTGGAGTGGTTCAAGAAGTACGTCTAG
- a CDS encoding mycothiol transferase translates to MKSNELLLDAFGRVREIVDVTLDGLDDETLVHRPAGNGNSIAWLIWHLGRTEDTQVASAAGLPQVWTSQGFAGRFGLPLPEHDTGYGHSSDNVDAVRATRELLADYYEAVHRQTVEVLSSLADDGLDRVVDTRWDPPVTFGVRLVSTVADCLQHVGQAAYARGLKDGGRT, encoded by the coding sequence ATGAAATCAAATGAACTGTTGCTGGACGCCTTTGGCCGCGTACGGGAAATCGTGGACGTCACACTCGACGGGCTCGACGACGAAACCCTGGTCCACCGGCCCGCCGGCAACGGGAACTCCATCGCGTGGCTGATCTGGCACCTCGGCCGGACAGAGGATACGCAGGTTGCTTCCGCTGCCGGTCTGCCACAGGTCTGGACCTCGCAGGGCTTTGCCGGCCGTTTCGGCCTGCCGCTTCCCGAACATGACACCGGCTACGGCCATTCGTCGGATAACGTCGACGCCGTTCGGGCCACGCGGGAGCTGCTCGCTGACTACTACGAGGCGGTCCACCGGCAGACCGTGGAGGTTCTTAGCAGCCTTGCTGACGATGGCCTTGACCGGGTCGTCGATACCCGTTGGGACCCGCCGGTCACTTTCGGCGTCCGGCTGGTCAGCACGGTTGCCGACTGCCTTCAGCACGTGGGGCAGGCCGCATACGCCAGGGGCCTGAAAGACGGCGGGCGGACCTGA
- a CDS encoding Hpt domain-containing protein codes for MTGTEDIPVLDAGPLQVLAAEVGPAFAEAFIDDYLQMLPDRASKILRALAGGDARMAADAVVSLRATSAMAGALRLERCCKELESRIRRGQRLEPDAVRAVLYANIRLLVREAGRQGHLPRT; via the coding sequence GTGACCGGCACAGAAGACATCCCCGTCCTGGACGCCGGTCCGCTGCAGGTCCTTGCCGCCGAGGTGGGTCCGGCTTTCGCAGAGGCCTTTATCGATGACTACCTGCAGATGTTGCCCGACCGGGCGTCGAAGATCCTCCGCGCCCTGGCCGGCGGCGACGCGCGGATGGCGGCTGACGCCGTCGTCAGCCTGAGGGCGACGTCCGCCATGGCGGGAGCCCTGCGGCTGGAGCGCTGCTGCAAGGAACTGGAATCGCGCATCCGGCGCGGGCAGCGGCTGGAGCCCGACGCGGTCAGGGCAGTGCTGTACGCAAACATCAGGCTGCTGGTGCGGGAAGCCGGACGCCAGGGCCACCTCCCCCGGACGTAG
- a CDS encoding glycoside hydrolase family 16 protein, with product MLKKNIAIAISIGALSLTGCGLAPSAEQAAGQAAAAAGTASTSQASESASAKTVSAHAAKAPAAKAAAAKTAATKAAASRAAASRAAAAKAAVAKAAAAKTAAAAKTATAAVPAAVAAAAPAKAAPAAAAPAVASTGTTAPAIAAAPKAPAAPAQPAPAAVTPAATTPGSGTQAASALGWGSVVAGDEFNYTGTPDRTKWSVYNSPGHAGNGIRSPKAWSVANGAATVSGDSAGTTGGMSAKFANQKYGRWETRMKTNRRDSEYHPVLILNPVSKSSTCDEVDYAESTSDTTLVKFFLHYACSGTKQTYSAKAVDTTQWHNYAVEWTAAGITGYIDGVKTFTDTTPSHQPSGSVHQTLQLDWFPDGSSTTPSQMQVDWVRVYK from the coding sequence TTGCTTAAGAAGAACATAGCCATTGCCATTAGCATCGGCGCACTTTCGCTGACCGGATGCGGCCTCGCTCCCTCCGCGGAACAGGCTGCCGGTCAGGCTGCCGCCGCCGCTGGAACGGCTTCCACGAGCCAGGCCTCTGAGTCGGCTTCCGCCAAGACCGTGTCGGCTCACGCCGCCAAGGCTCCCGCTGCGAAGGCTGCCGCGGCGAAGACTGCGGCCACCAAGGCTGCTGCATCCAGGGCTGCTGCGTCCAGGGCAGCAGCGGCGAAGGCCGCCGTCGCAAAGGCAGCGGCAGCCAAGACGGCGGCAGCGGCGAAGACGGCAACCGCCGCTGTGCCGGCAGCCGTTGCTGCTGCCGCTCCCGCAAAGGCGGCACCCGCCGCCGCCGCTCCTGCCGTCGCTTCTACCGGCACAACCGCGCCCGCCATAGCCGCTGCGCCGAAGGCGCCCGCAGCTCCCGCCCAGCCTGCTCCGGCCGCTGTCACTCCGGCAGCCACCACGCCGGGAAGCGGCACGCAGGCCGCCAGCGCGCTCGGGTGGGGTTCGGTTGTGGCCGGCGACGAATTCAATTACACGGGCACCCCGGACCGCACCAAGTGGAGCGTGTACAACAGCCCCGGACATGCAGGCAACGGTATCCGCAGCCCCAAGGCGTGGTCGGTGGCCAACGGCGCGGCAACTGTCAGCGGAGATTCGGCCGGTACCACCGGCGGCATGTCGGCAAAGTTTGCCAACCAGAAGTACGGCCGCTGGGAGACCCGCATGAAGACGAACCGGCGGGATTCCGAATACCACCCCGTCCTCATTCTCAATCCGGTCAGCAAGTCGTCGACCTGTGACGAGGTTGATTACGCCGAGAGCACCTCCGATACGACCCTGGTGAAGTTCTTCCTGCACTATGCGTGCAGCGGCACTAAGCAGACCTACTCTGCCAAGGCGGTTGATACCACCCAATGGCACAACTACGCCGTGGAGTGGACTGCGGCTGGCATCACAGGCTACATCGACGGTGTCAAGACCTTCACCGACACCACCCCGTCCCACCAGCCCTCCGGCAGCGTGCACCAGACGCTGCAGCTCGACTGGTTCCCTGACGGTTCCAGCACCACGCCTTCCCAGATGCAGGTCGACTGGGTGCGCGTCTACAAGTAG
- a CDS encoding ChaB family protein, which yields MPKTGKNDHARKDELPSTLQRSEQKAQDTFAKTYDSALESYDNDESRAARTAFASLKHTYEKVGDHWEPKEKRGPSDQHAAEGVDSSAPTAGGVDANASKDHLYKRARELNIEGRSKMGKDDLVEAIQKANDAATRKARGD from the coding sequence ATGCCCAAGACCGGCAAAAACGATCACGCCCGCAAGGACGAGCTTCCGTCGACCCTGCAGCGTTCTGAGCAGAAAGCCCAGGACACTTTCGCCAAGACCTACGATTCAGCCCTCGAGTCCTATGACAACGACGAGAGCCGGGCTGCCCGGACAGCCTTCGCATCCCTAAAGCACACCTATGAGAAGGTGGGCGACCACTGGGAGCCCAAGGAGAAGCGCGGCCCCTCTGACCAGCACGCGGCGGAGGGAGTGGATTCATCGGCTCCCACCGCCGGAGGCGTGGACGCGAACGCCTCCAAGGATCACCTTTATAAGCGAGCCCGGGAGCTGAACATCGAGGGACGTTCAAAGATGGGCAAGGACGACCTTGTCGAGGCGATCCAGAAAGCTAACGATGCCGCCACCCGGAAGGCGCGCGGGGACTGA
- a CDS encoding alpha/beta fold hydrolase — translation MINFQHSLPAPIMTATASSHAKSPRRRLRTVGFTAVIVAGLLLVSTFANVAMNQAERSATAPYGQRVQTSHGALNVVRAPGNGRTGQSIVLLSGLGTPAPALDFAPLVRELGDYDVVVVEGFGYGYSDQPPVERTVENITSELHEALANADVPRPYVLAGHSIAGFYTLAYANRYRNDVAAVIGIDPTVPAARTIHADETGVPTGGINWEGLIATSGLLRWATTLAPSLVEPDGTAYTSRERDQMRKMATWNFGNPSVLDETNRIADNARKVQGMRYPDDVPVLTFVASAKETPADLALHESRLQNVRKHETVTLPGGHYLHWTHAPAMASTINAFLTTNTPGAR, via the coding sequence ATGATCAACTTTCAACATTCACTGCCGGCACCCATCATGACCGCCACCGCATCAAGCCACGCCAAGTCTCCGCGCCGCCGGCTTCGCACAGTGGGTTTCACGGCCGTCATCGTGGCTGGCCTCCTTCTCGTCTCCACATTCGCCAACGTCGCCATGAATCAGGCTGAGCGGTCCGCGACCGCTCCGTACGGTCAAAGGGTGCAGACAAGCCACGGTGCGCTCAACGTCGTCCGCGCACCAGGGAACGGCAGGACAGGACAGTCAATCGTGCTGCTAAGTGGCCTCGGCACACCGGCACCGGCGCTGGACTTTGCGCCGCTCGTCCGGGAGCTCGGGGACTACGACGTCGTTGTCGTGGAAGGGTTCGGCTACGGGTACAGCGACCAGCCCCCGGTGGAGCGCACTGTCGAGAACATCACCTCCGAACTGCATGAGGCCCTGGCAAACGCGGACGTGCCCAGACCCTATGTTCTGGCCGGCCATTCCATCGCCGGTTTCTACACGCTCGCCTACGCCAACCGGTACCGGAACGACGTCGCGGCTGTCATCGGCATCGACCCCACGGTGCCTGCCGCCCGAACGATCCACGCCGACGAGACTGGCGTCCCCACCGGCGGCATCAACTGGGAAGGCCTTATCGCCACCAGCGGCCTGCTTCGGTGGGCGACCACACTCGCACCCAGCCTGGTGGAACCGGACGGCACAGCCTACACGTCCCGCGAGCGGGACCAGATGCGCAAGATGGCCACCTGGAACTTCGGCAACCCCTCCGTCCTCGACGAGACCAACCGGATCGCCGACAATGCCCGCAAGGTGCAAGGAATGCGCTACCCGGACGACGTCCCCGTGCTCACTTTCGTCGCCTCGGCGAAGGAGACCCCTGCGGACCTCGCACTGCACGAAAGCCGGCTGCAAAACGTCCGAAAGCACGAAACAGTGACGCTCCCTGGCGGGCACTACCTGCACTGGACCCATGCGCCGGCCATGGCCAGCACGATCAATGCCTTCCTGACCACCAACACGCCCGGAGCGCGCTGA